Below is a genomic region from Echinicola rosea.
TGCCAGTTTTGTAGGGCCGGGGGGCTTTTTAGTGCCGTGGCTGTGGATGTTGCTGGCGTTTATGATTTGCATTTTGGTAGGCTTGGTATCAGGAGTAATCCCTGCGATCAAGGCGAGTAAGCTTGATCCGATAGAAGCACTCCGATATGAATAATGCCTAAACAACGTCCGTTTTTCTTGGGTCTGGCCCAAATTTGTTTGGTCCATCATGTCCAGCTTTAATGGCCAGGTATATAAAACCAATCAGGTTTATTGGAGGTGGAATGAGTAGGTACAGCGCATACTTCCAGTCCATCCCAATGTCATGAAGCCGCTTGATGGCCTGTACCAATAACAAAACGATCGTCGTGATAAGTAGAATGCCAAAAATAGCAAAGGTGAGCCAGTTTTCTGCCTTCATGGATTCATAAAGCAACATGATGCAAAGCAGATTGATAAAATAAAATAGTACAAAAAGGACTAAGTACTTTCGTCGGGTGATTCTCCCTGTAGGTTCAAGAATAGTTTTCATGGCTAGTTGGGTTACAGTCTATTCTAATATACCGTATAAATAGAAAAATTGTTTAAAATAGCCAGTAAAAAGTGAGTATTGAATTTTTCTGGTAAAATATGTCACCACTTATCCGAATGGATTTTATCGAGGGAAGTGGTGACCAAAGATGGTGTGGATCTTTTGGGTGACGTTAATGTTGCTCATAAATGATTTCAGGTTCCACTACGTTCACATTTCCCTTTTCATTGATGTCCCAGAGGGTGACCTTTTTGATCTCATTGATCAGTAATGGGTCATATTTGGCCGCTACTCGGATATAGTTTTCCGTAAAACCGTGCATCATGCCATTATCAATATCCTCTTCAAATAACACATCGAAGGTGCCTTTTAGATTTTCCTCATAAAATTTCCTTCTTTTTTTCTCAGAAAGTATCCGGAGCATTTTGGAGCGTTGATTTCTGGCTTTCATTGGGACGACGTCCTTCATTTCCGTAGCCCGGGTATTTGGTCTTTCAGAATAGGTGAATACATGAAGATATGAAATGGGCAGTTCGTTTAGGAAATTATAGGTTTCCAAAAAAAGCTCGTCAGTCTCGCCGGGAAATCCTACGATGACATCGACACCGATACAGCAATGCGGCATAAGCGATTTGATTTTGGTGACCCTGTCCACATAAAGTTCACGAAGGTATCTCC
It encodes:
- a CDS encoding DUF805 domain-containing protein; its protein translation is MKTILEPTGRITRRKYLVLFVLFYFINLLCIMLLYESMKAENWLTFAIFGILLITTIVLLLVQAIKRLHDIGMDWKYALYLLIPPPINLIGFIYLAIKAGHDGPNKFGPDPRKTDVV